GTCACCGGCGGTGTGGTGTCCTCCCTGGGCAAGGGCATTGCTTCTGCGTCGCTTGCCGCGCTTCTCGAATCGCGCGGCCTCAAAGTCACCCTCATCAAGCTCGACCCGTACATCAACGTGGACCCGGGCACCATGTCGCCGTTCCAGCACGGCGAGGTGTTCGTCACCGACGACGGCGCCGAGACCGACCTCGACCTGGGCCACTACGAGCGTTTCATCGAAACGCGCATGCGCAAGGCCAACAACTTCACCACCGGCAAGATCTACCAGTCGGTGCTCGAGAAGGAACGCCGCGGCGACTACCTCGGCAAGACCGTGCAGGTGATCCCGCACGTCACCAACGAGATCCAGGAATTCATCCGCAAGGGCTCGGGCGAAGGCACGGCCGACGCGGTCGACGTGGCCATCGTCGAGATCGGCGGCACCGTGGGCGACATCGAATCGCTGCCCTTCCTCGAGGCCGTGCGCCAGATGAGCCTGCGCCTGGGCCCCAACAGCTCGGCCTTCGTGCACCTGAGCTACGTGCCCTGGATCGCCGCCGCCGGCGAGCTCAAGACCAAGCCCACGCAGCACACCGCCCAGAAGCTGCGCGAGATCGGCATCCAGGCCGACGCCCTGCTCTGCCGCGCCGACCGCCGCATTCCCGACGAAGAGCGCGCCAAGATCAGCCTGTTCAGCAACGTGCCCGAATGGGGCGTGATCAGCATGTGGGACGTGGACACCATCTACAAGGTGCCGCGCATGCTGCACGAGCAGGGGCTCGACGGCCTGATCTGCGACAAGCTGCGCCTGAACACGCCGCCGGCCAACCTCAAGCGCTGGGACGACCTGGTGCACGCCGTGGAGCACCCCAAGGCCACGGTGCAGATCGCCATGGTCGGCAAGTACGTCGACCTGTCCGACAGCTACAAGTCGCTCAACGAGGCGCTGCGCCACGCGGGCCTGAAGAACCAGGCCAAAGCCGCCATTTCGTACATCGACTCGGAAACCATCACCCCCGCCAACGTGGCGCAAGTGCTGGGCCACTTCGACGCCATCCTCGTGCCCGGCGGCTTCGGCAAGCGCGGCGTCGAAGGCAAGATCTGCGCGGCGCGTTTCGCGCGCGAGCACAAGGTGCCCTACCTGGGCATCTGCCTGGGCATGCAGGTCGCCACCATCGAATACGCGCGGCACGTGGCCGGCCTCAAAGACGCCAACAGCACCGAATTCGAAGCCGACACGCCGCACCCCGTGATCGCCCTCATCACCGAGTGGAAGAACGAGGACGGCAGCATCCAGGTGCGCGACGCCAACTCCGACCTCGGCGGCACCATGCGCCTGGGCGCGCAGAGCTCCGACGTGGCCAAGGGCACGCTGGCGCACAGCATCTACGGCGACGTGGTGACCGAGCGCCACCGCCACCGCTACGAGGCCAACGTGAACTACCTCGATCAGCTGCGCGCGGCCGGCCTGGTGATTTCTGCACTCACGCAGCGCGAACAGCTCACCGAGATCGTCGAGCTGCCACAGGCGGTGCACCCCTGGTACGTGGGCGTGCAGTTCCACCCCGAATTCAAGTCCACGCCCTGGGCCGGCCACCCGCTGTTCAACGCCTACGTGAAGGCCGCGCTGGTGCACCAGGCCCAGCGCCAGCCGAGCAAGGCCGTGGCTTGATACCTGTCGATCGTTTTTTCTGAACCTGAGGACCCTTGATCCATGAGTGCCATCGTTGACATCGTCGGCCGCGAAGTGCTGGACAGCCGCGGCAACCCCACCGTTGAATGCGACGTGCTGCTGGAAAGCGGCGTGATGGGCCGCGCCGCCGTGCCCTCGGGCGCGTCCACCGGCTCGCGCGAAGCCATCGAGCTGCGCGACGGCGACAAGACCCGCTACCTGGGCAAGGGCGTGCTCAAGGCGGTCGAGCACATCAACACCGAGATCAGCGAGGCCGTGCTGGGCCTGGACGCCTCCGAGCAGGCCTTCCTCGACAAGACCCTGATCGACCTCGACGGCACCGAGAACAAGAGCCGCCTGGGCGCCAACGCCATGCTGGCCGTGTCCATGGCCGTGGCCCGCGCCGCCGCCGAAGAAGCCGGCCTGCCGCTGTACCGCTACTTCGGCGGCATGAGCGCGGTGCAGATGCCGGTGCCGATGATGAACGTCATCAACGGCGGCGCGCACGCCAACAACAACCTCGACCTGCAGGAGCTCATGATCATTCCCGTGGGCGCGCCGAGCTTTCGCGAAGCGCTGCGCTGGGGCGCCGAGGTGTTCCACGCGCTCAAGAAAATCCTCCACGACAAGGGCATGAGCGTGGCCGTGGGCGACGAAGGCGGCTTCGCGCCCAACATCGACGGCCACGAAGCGGCGCTGCAGCTGCTGCTCGACGCCATCAGCGCCGCCGGCTACACGCCCGGCGAGCAGATCGCGCTCGGCCTCGACTGCGCCTCGAGCGAGTTCTACAAGGACGGCAAGTACCACCTCGAGGGCGAAGGCCTGGTGCTGTCCGCCGAGGAATGGACCAACGTGCTGGCCACCTGGTGCGACAAGTACCCGATCGTGAGCATCGAAGACGGCATGGCCGAAGGCGACTGGGACGGCTGGAAGGTGCTTACCGAGCGCCTGGGCCAGCAGGTGCAGCTGGTGGGCGACGACCTGTTCGTCACCAACACCAAGATCCTCAAGGAAGGCATCGACAAGCGCATCGGCAACTCGATCCTGATCAAGATCAACCAGATCGGCACGCTGACCGAGACCTTCGCCGCCATCGAGATGGCCAAGCGCGCGGGCTACACCGCGGTCATCAGCCACCGCAGCGGCGAGACCGAGGACAACACCATCGCCGACATCGCCGTGGGCACCAACGCCGGCCAGATCAAGACCGGCTCGCTCTCGCGCTCGGACCGCATGGCCAAGTACAACCAGCTGCTGCGCATCGAGGAAGACCTGGGCGACGTGGCCGTGTACCCGGGCCGCGACGCCTTCTACAACCTGCGCTGACGCCCGTGGCCAACCGCCTGATCCCCGGCCTGCTCGTGGCACTGTTGCTGGTGCTGCATGCACAGCTGTGGTTCGGGCGCGGCAGCGTGCCGCAGGTGAAGAAGCTCGAGCGCGAGCTCGTGGCCCAGCAAAAGGCCAACGCCGACGCGCAACAGCGCAACCAGCAGATCGCCAGCGAGCTGCGCGATCTGCAGGAAGGCCTGGAAATGGTCGAAGAGCTCGCGCGGCGCGAGCTGGGCATGGTCAAGCCCAACGAAATCTTCGTGCAGATCGCGCGCTGAGCCGCGCGCCCTCGCCCATGCTCAGCGTCGCGCTGCTCGGCGGCGAATCCAGCGGCAAGAGCACGCTGGCACGGCAGCTCCATGAGGCCCTGGCGGCGCAGGGGCTGGCCACGGCCCTGGTGCCCGAGCACCTGCGCGCCTGGTGCGAGGCCGCGGGCCGCGCGCCCCTGGCGCACGAGCAGGCGGCCATCGCGGCCGAACAGACCGCCCTCATCGAGCAGGCCCGCGCCGGCGTGGTCATCGCCGACACCACTGCCCTGGTGGTGGCGGCCTACAGCGAGCACTACTTCGGCGACCGCAGCCTCTGGCCCGAGGCGATCGCGGCGCAGCGGCGCATCGGCCTCACGCTGCTCATGGGCCTGGACCTGCCCTGGCAGAGCGACGGCTTCTTCCGTGAGAGCCCTGCGGTGCGCGAAGCCATCGACGCCCTGCTGCGGCGCGAGCTGCAGGCCGCGGGCGTGGCCTACCAGACCATCTACGGACAGGGCCCGCAGCGCCTGCGCGCCGCGCTCGCGGCGGTGGCCACGGCCCTGGGCCGCGACCTGTTGCCCGACGACCCGGCGCTGCGCGAGGGCAGGGGCCGCTGGCAGTGCGAGGCCTGCAGCGACCCCGAGTGCGAACACCGTCTGTTTCGCGCGCTCATCGCGCGCCGCAGCGGCTGATCAGTGCTGCTGGTCGCTGCCGGGCGGCTGGTTCTGCGCCTGCAGGAAGATCTGCGCAGCGTCCACCGGGTCGAAGGCGTAGCCCGCACCGCAGAACTCGCAGTTCACCTGCACGCCGCCCTGCTCCTCGATGATGGACTCGACCTCGTCGCGGCCGAGCGAGCGCAGCATGTTGCCCACGCGCTCGCGCGAACAGGTGCAGGCAAAGCGCGGCCCCGTGTTGCCGTGCAGCGGTTCGAAGCGGCGCAGGTCTTCTTCCCAGAACAGGCGCCGCAGGATGGTCTCGGCGTCGAGCGTGAGCAGCTCTTCGCGCTTGAGGCTGGAGGCGAGGATGGCGATGCGGTTGTAGTCCTCGTTGCGGCCGATCTGGTCCTCGTCGCGCTGGGTCGACTGGCCCGCGAGGTTGGCCTCGCCCTGCAGCGGCAGGCGCTGGATCAGCAGGCCCGCGGCCATCTGGTCGTTGGCGGCCAGCACCAGCCGGGTGTCGAGCTGCTCGCTCTGCAGCATGTAGTGCTCGATCACCTCGCTGAGCTTCTCGAGCTTTTCGTGGCGGTCGCCGAACAGCGGCACCACGCCCTGGTAGGGCTGCTGGCCGGGCTGGCGGTCCTTGGGGTCGAGCGTGATCGCGCAGCGGCCCTGGTTGTTCACGTTGACCATGTGCGACAGCGGCGCGTCGTCGGCCACCTCGCCGGTCACGGTGGCGGTGGCGCGCAGCCGCAGGTCGGGCTGGATCTCGGCCACCGCGAGCTTCACCGGGCCGTCGCCCTGGATCTGCATGACCAGCGCGCCGTTGAACTTGATGTTGGCCTGCATCAACGTGGCCGCGGCCGTCATCTCGCCGAGCAGCTCGGTCACGGCCGCCGGGTAGCCGCCGGCCTGCTCACGGCGCTGCAGGATCTCCTGCCAGGCGTCGGTGATGCGCACCAGCATGCCCCGCACGGGCAGGCCTTCGAACACGAATTTGTGGAGCTCGGACACGGGTTTCCTTCGAACGAAAGACCGGCAGATGGCGCTCAGCCGGTCTTTTTCAAGCCTTTGCGGTAACGCTCGGCGTTTTCAACGTAGTGGGCGGCGCTGCGGCGCAGGCCCTCGATCTGCTCGGGCGTGAGCTGGCGCACGACCTTCGCGGGGCTGCCCAGGATCATGGAGCCGTCGGGGAATTCCTTGCCCTCGGTGACCAGGGCACGGGCGCCCACCAGGCAGTTCTTGCCGATCTTCGCGCCGTTGAGCACGGTGGCGCCGATGCCGATCAGCGTCTCGTCGCCGATCTGGCAGCCGTGCAGCATCACCTGGTGGCCGATGGTCACGCGCTCGCCCACCACCAGCGGAAAGCCGTAATCGGCGTGCATCACGGTGCCGTCCTGCACATTGCTGTGCTTGCCCACGGTGATGGTCTCGGTGTCGCCACGCAGCACGGCGCCGAACCACACGCTGCTGCCTTCGGCGAGCTGCACGTTGCCCATCACCTGGGCGCTGTCGGCCACCCAGGCCGAATCGGCCACTTGCGGGGCAACGCCATCGAGTTCGTACAAGGCCATCGGGGTCTCCTGCGGATGGGTGTCGGAAAGGCTGGGGATCGCAAACCTAGAATTGTAGGGATGCCCCCCACCCCATCGCTGCGCCGCGAGGCCCTGGCTGCGCTGTGCACCGCCGAACCGGCCGACAAGGCCGCGCGCACGCACGCGCTCTGGCAGCGCTGGCGCGCCCTGGGCGCCGACGACGCCGCGGCCTGGGACACCGCCAGCGACCTCGTGCCCGACCCCGCCCAGCCCCTGCCCGGCCGGCCCGAACGGCCGGTGCTGGTGGCGCCGCACGCGGTGGCGCAGCGATCGCCGTTCACGCGCGAAGGCCTGGCCGCGCTGGTGCACGCCATCGCGCACATCGAATTCAACGCCATCAACCTGGCCCTCGACGCGGTCTGGCGCTTCGCCGCCATGCCCACCGATTTCTACCGCCAGTGGCTGCAGGTGGCGCACGAAGAGGCCACGCACTTCGGCCTGCTGAGCGAGCAGTTGCAGGCCCTGGGCCACGCCTACGGCGACTTCCCCGCGCACAACGGCCTGTGGGAAATGTGCGTGAAGACGCAGCACGACGTGACCGCGCGCATGGCCCTGGTGCCGCGCACATTGGAAGCGCGCGGGCTCGACGCCACGCCGCTGATCCAGGCGCGCCTGAAGCAGGTGAACACGCCCGAGGCGCGTCGCGTGGTGGAGATCCTCGACCGGATCCTGCGCGACGAGATCGGCCACGTCGCCGTGGGCAACCGCTGGTACGCCTGGTTGTGCGAACGCCAGGGCCTGGCGCCGGTGGCGCACTACCGGCAGCTCGCGCGGCTGCATGCCGCGCCGCGCCTGCGCGGGCCCTTCAACCTCGAGGCCCGGCGCTCGGCCGGCTTCAGCGAGGCCGAGCTCGCGGAGCTGGAGGGCGCGCCGGCCGAGCGGACCGGGTAATACCGAAGACCCCATCGCACGCGCGCCGTCCCCGGCGGGCGTGGCGTTCATGATGAAACCAGCACACAAGATGCCCGCTTCAAGGAAAACCCGCCTGTGTCGATACCCCCAATGGCATAGCATGACCCATCGCCATCGATACCGCGCATGACCAACAGACGCATAGAGCTCGATGACTACCTGGGGCAGGCCTTCCACCGCATCCCGGTGGCCATGATCGTGGTGAACCAGCGTGGCGAGATCACGCGGGTCAACCAGCTGGCCGAAACCACCTTCGGCTACGACGCGCCCGAGCTCATCGGGCGCCCGGTCGAGGTGCTGATCCCCACGCGCTTTCGCGCGGCGCACCCGGGCTACCGCCAGGGCTTCCTCGCCGAAACCACGGCGCGCCCCATGGGCCTGGGCCGCGACCTCAGCGGCCTGCGCAAGGACGGCAGCGAATTCCCGGTCGAGATCGGCATCAACCCGGTGGAGACCGGCGAAGGCACCATGATCCTGTCGGTGATCCTGGACCTGTCGGAGCGCAAGCAGGCCGAAAAGCGCATCCAGGACGCGCTCACGCAGAAAGACCTGCTGCTGCGCGAGGTGCACCACCGCGTGAAGAACAACCTGCAGGTGATCCACAGCCTGCTCGACCTGCAGGCGCTCAAGCTGAGCGACAACGAGGTGGTGGAGGTGCTGCGCGACAGCCAGAACCGCATCCGCTCGATGTCGCTGATCCACCAGACGCTCTACCAGTCGCGCAACTTCGCGCGCGTGGACTTCCAGCGCTTCCTCGACGACCTGCTGCCCAGCCTCACCGAGTCGTACCGCTCGGTGGCCGGCAAGGTCGACATCGTCGTCGACGCGCACAAGGTGCAGCTGCCCATCAACGAGGCCATTCCCTGCGGTCTGGTGATCAACGAGCTGGTGAGCAATGCGCTCAAGCACGGCTTCGCCCAGGGGCGCAGCGGCCGCATCGAGGTCTCCATCCAGCAGCTTGCCGAGCGCCAGGTCGAGCTCTCGGTGAGCAACGACGGCGAACCCATCGCCGCCGACCTGAACCTTGAACACACGCCCTCGCTCGGCCTGCAGCTGGTGCAGCTGCTGGCGCGTCAGCTCAATGGCAGCCTGCAGGTGCAGCGGGCCGCGCCCACGCGGTTCACGCTGCGCTTTGCACTCGGAGGCGACACATGAGCGCGCAACCCAAGATCCTCATCGTCGAGGACGAAGGCATCGTCGCCTTCAACCTGCAGCAGCGCTTGCAGCAGATGGGCTACCAGGTCACCGGCCTGGCCGAATCGGGCAACGAAGGCCTGTCGCTGGTCTCGAGCCAGCGGCCCGACCTGGTGCTCATGGACATCCACATCAAGGGCGAGATGGACGGCATCGAGCTCGCGCGCATGCTCACGCGCGACCACGCGCTGCCCATCATCTACCTCACCGCCTACTCGGAAGACACCACGCTGGAGCGCGCGCGCCAGACACAGCCCTACGGCTACCTCATCAAGCCGTTCTCCGAACGCGAGCTGCACGCCACCATCCAGATGGCGCTCGAACGCCACCAGGTGCAGACCGCGCTCAGGGACAGCCAGCAGCTGCTGAGCCAGGCGCTCGAGGCCGCGCTGATGGGCACGATCGAGATCGACCTGGCGCAAGACACCGTGCGCATGAACGGCGCGCCCGGCGCCACGCTGGGCTTCGTGCCCGGTCAGGCCCAAACCGTCGACGCCTTCCTGGCCAGGCTGAGCGCCGCCGACCGCGAGCAGATGCGCGAAGACCTGCGCCCCGGCGTGAACCGGCGCCACGTGCTCAGCCTGGTGAGCACCGAAGGCCTCGAACACTGGCTGCAGATCGACGTCACCACCACCGACGACGGCCGCATGCGTGGTGTGGTGCAGGACGTGAGCGCGCGCGAGCGCGCGCGCCTGACCATGCTGCGCACCAACGAACAGCTCGAAGAGCGCGTGGCCGAGCGCACCGCCGAACTGCGCCAGCACGTGCAGGAACTCGAGGCCTTCAGCCACACCGCCGCGCACGACCTGCGCTCGCCGATCCGCGCCATTGCGGGCCTGGGCGAGATCCTCATGGAGATGCACGGCGAGCAGCTTGGCGACGACGGCCGCCAGATGCTCGACCGCATGCGCCAGGCCGCGCGGCGCATGGGCGAACTCATCGAGGCCTTGCTCGGCCTGTCCAAGCTGTCGCGCGCGCCGCTGCACCCGCAGCCCGTGGACCTGGCCGTGATGGCGCGCGAGATCGGCGAGGCCTTGCGCCAGGCCGAGCCGGGCCGGGCGGTCGACTTCGACACACCCGACTCGCTGATGGCCACCGCCGACCCGGCACTGATCCGCAGCGTGCTCGACAACCTGTTGCGCAACGCCTGGAAGTTCAGCCGCGAGCGCGAACGCGCCCACATCCGCTTCAGTGCCGAGGAGCAGGACGGCGAGCCGGTCTACGCGGTGAGCGACAACGGCTGCGGCTTCGACATGAAGCACGGTGCGCAGCTCTTCAGCCCCTTCTTCCGCCTGCACAGCGAACAGACCTATGGCGGCACCGGCCTGGGCCTGAGCATCGCGCAGCGCATCGTGGGCCGGCACGGCGGCCGCATCTGGGCCGAAGGCCGGCCGGGCGAAGGCGCCACGATCCGTTTCACCCTCGGCGCGTGAACCTCGCGGCCGCTCGGAGATCGCAAGGGGTGCCATGCGACGCAGACACCTCTTCTTCGCCCTGGGCGCCCTGATCGGCGTGCCCACCGCCGCGCACGCGGGCGACGCCGACGCCGACAGCGGCAAGCCGCCCGGTTACGCGGTGAGCACCGCGCAATTGCAGCAGATGGTGGCGCAGCGTTTCCCGCTGCGCTACCCGGTGCACGGCGTGCTCAATCTCGACGTGCAGGCCCCGCGCCTGCAGATGCTGCCCGAGCAGAACCGCCTGCGCGCCGCGATGGCGGTGGAGGTGGCGGGCCCGCTGCTCTCGCGCGTGCACCCGGGCAGCTTCGACGTGGACTTTGCGCTGCGCTACGAGGCCAGCGACCGCACCGTGCGCGCCCACCAGCTGCGCCTGGCGCGGCTGAACTTCCCCAACATGCAGCCGCCCGCGCAGGAGCTGCTCAACACCTACGCCCCCGCCGTGGCCGAGCGCGCGCTGCAGGAAGTGGTGCTGCACCAGCTGCAGCCGTCCGACCTGCGCGCCATCGACGCCATGGGCATGCAGCCCGGGCCGATCACGGTCACGAAAGACGGGCTGGTGATCGCGCTGGTGCTCAAGCCGCTGTGAGCGGCCCTAGCCCCGCGGGTGGTGCTGCGCCACCACGCTCTTGAGCCGCTCGCGCGCCACGTGGGTATAGATCGTGGTGGTCGAGATGTCGGCGTGGCCGAGCAGCATCTGCACGGCGCGCAGGTCGGCGCCGTGGTTGAGCAAATGGGTGGCGAAGGCGTGGCGCAGGGTATGCGGCGACAGCGGCGCGGTGATGCCGGCCTGCACGGCGTACTTCTTCACGAGCTGCCAGAACATCACGCGCGACATGGCCTCGCCCGCGCGCGCGCCGCGCGAGGTGACGAACAGGTCTTCGCTCGACTGGCCCTGCAGGATCGCGGGCCGGCCCTCGCCCAGGTAGCGCTGCAGCCACTGCCCCGCCACCGCGCCGAAGGGCACCAGTCGCTCCTTGTTGCCCTTGCCGGTGATGCGCAGCACGTGTTCGCTCAGGCCCACGTGCCAGGTCTTGAGCGTGACCAATTCGCTCACGCGCAATCCGCTTGCGTACATCAGTTCGAGCATGGCGCGGTCGCGCAGGCCCAGCGGCGTGGCCGCGTCGGGCGCGGCGAGCAAGGCCTCGACCTGGGCCTCGCTCAGCGTCTTGGGCACGCGCAGCGGCTGGCGCGCAGGCAGCAGGCGCAGCGTGGGGTCGGTGGCGATCAGGTGCTCGCGCAGGGCCCAGCGGAAAAAGCGCTTGAACACCGTGAGCCGGCGGTTGGCCGTGGTGGCGCGCGTGGCCGCGTGGCGCGCGGCGAAGTAGGCCTGGATGTCGCTTTCCTGCGCGGCGGGCAGGGCCGTGCCGCGTTCGCCCAGCCACTGGGCGAAGAGCGCGAGGTCGCGGCGGTAGGCGTCGAGCGTGTTGCGCGACAGGCCTTCTTCGAGCCAGAGGCTGTCGATGAAGGCCGACAGCGACGCGTGTTCGCTGCCGGCGGGGGCGTCGGGCATCGGCGCTCGGGGTCAGTCCAGCTTGAGCTGCTGCTTGGCGACCACCTGCTTGTAGACCTCGAACTCGGCCTTGATCTGGGCCGCGAACTCGGTCGGCGAGTTGCCCACCACGAGCGAGCCGGTGTCCTCGATGCGCTTGCGCACCGCCGGGTCCTTGAGCGCTTCGACCGCGGCGCCGTGGATCTTGTTCACCACCTCGGGCGCCATGCCCTTGGGGCCGATGAGGCCGTAGTAGGCCATGCGGTTCACGGGCTCCAGGCCCACCTCCTTGAAGGTGGGCACGTTGGGCAGCGCGGCCACGCGCTGCGGCGCGGCCACCACGATGGCGATCAGGCGGCCGCTGAGGATGTGCGGCAGCGCCGAGGGCAGGTTGTCGAAGATGATGGGCACCTGGCCGCCCACGGTGTCGTTGAGGGCCGGGCCCGCGCCGCGGTAGGGAATGTGCGTGATGAAGGTGTTGGTCAGGCTCTTGAACAGCTCGGTCTGCAGGTGGCCGATGCCGCCCGTGCCCGAGCTCGCGTAGCTGTAGCGGCCCGGGTTCTTCTTGATGACGTCGAGGAAGCCCTTGAAATCCTTGGCCGGGAAGCTCGGGTGCACCGCGATCACGTTGGGCGTGGCGGCGATGTTGATGATGGGCGTGAAGTCGTTGAGCGTGTCGTACGGGATCTTGGGGTTGATCGCCGGGTTGGCCGCGGTGGTCGAGACCGTGGCCACGCCGATGTAGTGGCCATCGGGCGCCTGGCGCGAGAGCTCCTGCGCGCCCACCACGCCGCCGCCGCCCGCGCGGTTGAGCACGATCACGCTCTGGCCCAGGGCTTTGCCCAGGGGTTCGGACATGACGC
This is a stretch of genomic DNA from Hydrogenophaga crocea. It encodes these proteins:
- a CDS encoding CTP synthase encodes the protein MTKYVFVTGGVVSSLGKGIASASLAALLESRGLKVTLIKLDPYINVDPGTMSPFQHGEVFVTDDGAETDLDLGHYERFIETRMRKANNFTTGKIYQSVLEKERRGDYLGKTVQVIPHVTNEIQEFIRKGSGEGTADAVDVAIVEIGGTVGDIESLPFLEAVRQMSLRLGPNSSAFVHLSYVPWIAAAGELKTKPTQHTAQKLREIGIQADALLCRADRRIPDEERAKISLFSNVPEWGVISMWDVDTIYKVPRMLHEQGLDGLICDKLRLNTPPANLKRWDDLVHAVEHPKATVQIAMVGKYVDLSDSYKSLNEALRHAGLKNQAKAAISYIDSETITPANVAQVLGHFDAILVPGGFGKRGVEGKICAARFAREHKVPYLGICLGMQVATIEYARHVAGLKDANSTEFEADTPHPVIALITEWKNEDGSIQVRDANSDLGGTMRLGAQSSDVAKGTLAHSIYGDVVTERHRHRYEANVNYLDQLRAAGLVISALTQREQLTEIVELPQAVHPWYVGVQFHPEFKSTPWAGHPLFNAYVKAALVHQAQRQPSKAVA
- the eno gene encoding phosphopyruvate hydratase; amino-acid sequence: MSAIVDIVGREVLDSRGNPTVECDVLLESGVMGRAAVPSGASTGSREAIELRDGDKTRYLGKGVLKAVEHINTEISEAVLGLDASEQAFLDKTLIDLDGTENKSRLGANAMLAVSMAVARAAAEEAGLPLYRYFGGMSAVQMPVPMMNVINGGAHANNNLDLQELMIIPVGAPSFREALRWGAEVFHALKKILHDKGMSVAVGDEGGFAPNIDGHEAALQLLLDAISAAGYTPGEQIALGLDCASSEFYKDGKYHLEGEGLVLSAEEWTNVLATWCDKYPIVSIEDGMAEGDWDGWKVLTERLGQQVQLVGDDLFVTNTKILKEGIDKRIGNSILIKINQIGTLTETFAAIEMAKRAGYTAVISHRSGETEDNTIADIAVGTNAGQIKTGSLSRSDRMAKYNQLLRIEEDLGDVAVYPGRDAFYNLR
- a CDS encoding septum formation initiator family protein; amino-acid sequence: MANRLIPGLLVALLLVLHAQLWFGRGSVPQVKKLERELVAQQKANADAQQRNQQIASELRDLQEGLEMVEELARRELGMVKPNEIFVQIAR
- a CDS encoding AAA family ATPase, with product MLSVALLGGESSGKSTLARQLHEALAAQGLATALVPEHLRAWCEAAGRAPLAHEQAAIAAEQTALIEQARAGVVIADTTALVVAAYSEHYFGDRSLWPEAIAAQRRIGLTLLMGLDLPWQSDGFFRESPAVREAIDALLRRELQAAGVAYQTIYGQGPQRLRAALAAVATALGRDLLPDDPALREGRGRWQCEACSDPECEHRLFRALIARRSG
- a CDS encoding Hsp33 family molecular chaperone HslO — protein: MSELHKFVFEGLPVRGMLVRITDAWQEILQRREQAGGYPAAVTELLGEMTAAATLMQANIKFNGALVMQIQGDGPVKLAVAEIQPDLRLRATATVTGEVADDAPLSHMVNVNNQGRCAITLDPKDRQPGQQPYQGVVPLFGDRHEKLEKLSEVIEHYMLQSEQLDTRLVLAANDQMAAGLLIQRLPLQGEANLAGQSTQRDEDQIGRNEDYNRIAILASSLKREELLTLDAETILRRLFWEEDLRRFEPLHGNTGPRFACTCSRERVGNMLRSLGRDEVESIIEEQGGVQVNCEFCGAGYAFDPVDAAQIFLQAQNQPPGSDQQH
- a CDS encoding gamma carbonic anhydrase family protein — translated: MALYELDGVAPQVADSAWVADSAQVMGNVQLAEGSSVWFGAVLRGDTETITVGKHSNVQDGTVMHADYGFPLVVGERVTIGHQVMLHGCQIGDETLIGIGATVLNGAKIGKNCLVGARALVTEGKEFPDGSMILGSPAKVVRQLTPEQIEGLRRSAAHYVENAERYRKGLKKTG
- a CDS encoding ferritin-like domain-containing protein, with product MPPTPSLRREALAALCTAEPADKAARTHALWQRWRALGADDAAAWDTASDLVPDPAQPLPGRPERPVLVAPHAVAQRSPFTREGLAALVHAIAHIEFNAINLALDAVWRFAAMPTDFYRQWLQVAHEEATHFGLLSEQLQALGHAYGDFPAHNGLWEMCVKTQHDVTARMALVPRTLEARGLDATPLIQARLKQVNTPEARRVVEILDRILRDEIGHVAVGNRWYAWLCERQGLAPVAHYRQLARLHAAPRLRGPFNLEARRSAGFSEAELAELEGAPAERTG
- a CDS encoding sensor histidine kinase, with the translated sequence MTNRRIELDDYLGQAFHRIPVAMIVVNQRGEITRVNQLAETTFGYDAPELIGRPVEVLIPTRFRAAHPGYRQGFLAETTARPMGLGRDLSGLRKDGSEFPVEIGINPVETGEGTMILSVILDLSERKQAEKRIQDALTQKDLLLREVHHRVKNNLQVIHSLLDLQALKLSDNEVVEVLRDSQNRIRSMSLIHQTLYQSRNFARVDFQRFLDDLLPSLTESYRSVAGKVDIVVDAHKVQLPINEAIPCGLVINELVSNALKHGFAQGRSGRIEVSIQQLAERQVELSVSNDGEPIAADLNLEHTPSLGLQLVQLLARQLNGSLQVQRAAPTRFTLRFALGGDT
- a CDS encoding sensor histidine kinase, producing MSAQPKILIVEDEGIVAFNLQQRLQQMGYQVTGLAESGNEGLSLVSSQRPDLVLMDIHIKGEMDGIELARMLTRDHALPIIYLTAYSEDTTLERARQTQPYGYLIKPFSERELHATIQMALERHQVQTALRDSQQLLSQALEAALMGTIEIDLAQDTVRMNGAPGATLGFVPGQAQTVDAFLARLSAADREQMREDLRPGVNRRHVLSLVSTEGLEHWLQIDVTTTDDGRMRGVVQDVSARERARLTMLRTNEQLEERVAERTAELRQHVQELEAFSHTAAHDLRSPIRAIAGLGEILMEMHGEQLGDDGRQMLDRMRQAARRMGELIEALLGLSKLSRAPLHPQPVDLAVMAREIGEALRQAEPGRAVDFDTPDSLMATADPALIRSVLDNLLRNAWKFSRERERAHIRFSAEEQDGEPVYAVSDNGCGFDMKHGAQLFSPFFRLHSEQTYGGTGLGLSIAQRIVGRHGGRIWAEGRPGEGATIRFTLGA
- a CDS encoding DUF1439 domain-containing protein, translating into MRRRHLFFALGALIGVPTAAHAGDADADSGKPPGYAVSTAQLQQMVAQRFPLRYPVHGVLNLDVQAPRLQMLPEQNRLRAAMAVEVAGPLLSRVHPGSFDVDFALRYEASDRTVRAHQLRLARLNFPNMQPPAQELLNTYAPAVAERALQEVVLHQLQPSDLRAIDAMGMQPGPITVTKDGLVIALVLKPL
- the xerD gene encoding site-specific tyrosine recombinase XerD yields the protein MPDAPAGSEHASLSAFIDSLWLEEGLSRNTLDAYRRDLALFAQWLGERGTALPAAQESDIQAYFAARHAATRATTANRRLTVFKRFFRWALREHLIATDPTLRLLPARQPLRVPKTLSEAQVEALLAAPDAATPLGLRDRAMLELMYASGLRVSELVTLKTWHVGLSEHVLRITGKGNKERLVPFGAVAGQWLQRYLGEGRPAILQGQSSEDLFVTSRGARAGEAMSRVMFWQLVKKYAVQAGITAPLSPHTLRHAFATHLLNHGADLRAVQMLLGHADISTTTIYTHVARERLKSVVAQHHPRG
- a CDS encoding tripartite tricarboxylate transporter substrate binding protein BugE, whose amino-acid sequence is MNRRTALASAAAFAALGTQGLALAQAFPSKTITLQVPFAPGGTTDIIGRVMSEPLGKALGQSVIVLNRAGGGGVVGAQELSRQAPDGHYIGVATVSTTAANPAINPKIPYDTLNDFTPIINIAATPNVIAVHPSFPAKDFKGFLDVIKKNPGRYSYASSGTGGIGHLQTELFKSLTNTFITHIPYRGAGPALNDTVGGQVPIIFDNLPSALPHILSGRLIAIVVAAPQRVAALPNVPTFKEVGLEPVNRMAYYGLIGPKGMAPEVVNKIHGAAVEALKDPAVRKRIEDTGSLVVGNSPTEFAAQIKAEFEVYKQVVAKQQLKLD